One Methanobacteriaceae archaeon DNA window includes the following coding sequences:
- the feoB gene encoding ferrous iron transport protein B has translation MVRLPSCIEKEEYEKKLSKIGSEKTPSKDSSPYDLNIALAGNANVGKSVIFNYLTGSDQVVGNWPGKTVKLAQGNLLHHGQKIHIIDLPGIYSFSTFSMEEIVSREYIAFDNPHVVINVLDASVLERNLFFTLQLMEMEVPMVICVNQMDIARQKGYEIDIKKLEKALGVPVVATVAVTGEGLSKLVDEAVKVAKNYKKPDKVLEYGGEVEKAIKELSTFLLSENIDIGYPARWVAIKLLENDPEINKMVLAESVRAIQYSNHLALELEKIHDEPSFAIIASERYVLANKFAAGAQKQTKFKMTLSEKLDKVLIHPVYGYFTSALVIIALLVWTFLVGNFISGLITDALNFFQPVDPALSGPAIAVLWNGAFGGFVAGLTLIVPFVIPFYILLAYIENSGLLTRVAFMMDSFMQKIGLHGKALIPLILGYGCSVPAIDSTRILETRRERLLAAFAITFAPCAARTIIILSLVAIFVSIWWALALYILDLMIIFIMGKIALKAMPGESTSLIMEMHSLRIPSSNVILKQTWNRTKSLTYLVFPIFIAGSALIQLFYVLGVLGPISDFMTPLTVGWLMLPAFAGILLIVGVVRKEFVLLTLVSFVGTDLSLALSSQQFIVLALVGMLYLPCLSTISILIREFGIKSASIISAANLITAFLVGGIVAHLLSLFL, from the coding sequence ATGGTTAGGCTGCCCAGTTGTATAGAAAAAGAAGAATATGAGAAGAAACTTTCAAAAATAGGTTCTGAAAAAACCCCTTCAAAGGATTCTTCTCCCTATGATTTAAACATAGCTCTGGCAGGAAATGCCAACGTGGGTAAAAGTGTTATTTTTAATTATTTAACTGGTTCTGACCAGGTGGTTGGAAACTGGCCCGGTAAAACAGTGAAACTTGCCCAAGGAAATCTCCTGCATCATGGTCAGAAAATCCATATAATCGACCTTCCTGGAATATACTCCTTTTCAACCTTCTCCATGGAGGAAATCGTATCCAGAGAATACATAGCTTTTGATAACCCTCATGTTGTAATCAATGTTTTAGATGCCTCAGTCTTGGAGCGAAATTTATTTTTCACTCTGCAATTGATGGAAATGGAAGTGCCCATGGTAATTTGTGTCAATCAGATGGACATTGCCCGACAAAAAGGATATGAAATTGACATTAAAAAATTAGAAAAAGCTCTGGGAGTTCCTGTAGTAGCCACGGTGGCAGTCACTGGTGAAGGTTTATCTAAACTGGTGGATGAAGCAGTTAAGGTAGCTAAAAATTATAAAAAACCAGATAAGGTTTTAGAATATGGTGGTGAAGTTGAAAAAGCCATTAAAGAGCTTTCTACCTTTCTGTTATCTGAAAATATAGACATTGGCTATCCTGCCCGGTGGGTTGCCATCAAACTCCTAGAAAATGATCCGGAAATTAATAAAATGGTGCTTGCGGAATCTGTTCGGGCAATACAGTACTCCAATCACCTGGCACTCGAACTGGAAAAGATTCATGATGAGCCCTCTTTTGCCATCATTGCCTCGGAACGATACGTTCTGGCAAATAAGTTCGCTGCTGGGGCTCAGAAACAGACTAAATTCAAAATGACCTTATCTGAGAAACTGGATAAAGTATTAATTCACCCAGTGTACGGTTATTTCACATCAGCTCTGGTAATAATTGCATTGTTAGTCTGGACTTTTCTGGTGGGTAATTTTATATCAGGACTTATTACTGATGCTCTGAATTTCTTCCAACCCGTTGATCCAGCCTTATCAGGTCCTGCAATTGCAGTGTTATGGAATGGTGCATTTGGAGGTTTTGTGGCAGGTTTAACACTTATTGTTCCCTTTGTGATCCCATTTTATATTCTACTGGCTTATATTGAGAACTCAGGACTTTTAACCAGAGTGGCATTTATGATGGATAGTTTTATGCAAAAAATAGGTTTGCATGGTAAAGCTCTCATACCACTTATCTTGGGATACGGGTGTAGTGTCCCAGCCATTGACAGCACAAGAATATTGGAAACGCGGCGAGAAAGACTTTTAGCAGCATTTGCAATTACTTTTGCTCCCTGCGCCGCACGGACCATAATCATACTCAGTTTAGTGGCCATTTTTGTAAGCATATGGTGGGCCCTGGCACTTTACATTTTGGATTTAATGATAATATTTATCATGGGTAAAATTGCCCTTAAGGCCATGCCTGGAGAGTCCACCAGTCTTATCATGGAAATGCACTCTTTGAGAATTCCTTCATCAAATGTCATTTTAAAACAGACCTGGAACCGTACAAAATCCCTTACTTATCTGGTATTCCCCATTTTCATAGCAGGAAGTGCATTAATCCAGTTATTCTATGTGCTGGGAGTTCTTGGACCTATAAGTGATTTCATGACTCCTCTGACAGTTGGGTGGTTAATGCTCCCTGCATTTGCAGGAATACTCCTAATTGTGGGTGTTGTACGTAAAGAATTTGTATTACTAACTTTGGTATCGTTTGTGGGGACTGATCTATCCCTTGCTCTTAGTTCCCAGCAATTCATTGTTCTGGCTTTGGTAGGGATGCTCTACTTGCCATGCCTATCTACTATAAGCATATTAATCAGGGAATTTGGAATCAAGTCAGCAAGCATTATATCCGCAGCTAATTTAATCACTGCTTTTTTGGTGGGAGGTATTGTAGCACACCTCTTATCTCTTTTCTTATAG
- the acs gene encoding acetate--CoA ligase, whose product MVRDTTVLLDERRVFKPSEEIKQMAHVKDWEEEIEKGKDIEKYWSEKAEQFEWFQKWDKVLDDSNKPFFKWFVNGKINLAYNAVDRWIKTEKRNQVAILYINERGEEEKITFYELYVQVNKLANALKNLGVKKGDTVSTYMPMCPELLIALLACTKIGAIHSVVYSGLSVGAFVDRINDAKAKVLFTADGTYRRGKIINLKSIADEAILQCPTVETIVVVNHTGTPIEISELSGREIFFDRLVEGEPSHCKPEPMDAEDPLFILYTSGSTGKPKGVLHTVAGYMVGTATTLRQVFDIHDDDLWWCTGDIGWITGHSYVIYGPLLLGTTTVVYEGAPDYPDPGVWWKIVEKYGVTKFYTAPTAIRHLMRFGTRYTNLYNLDSLRILGTVGEPINPEAWMWYYKNVGKEKCPIMDTWWQTETGMHLISPLPVSPLKPGSATRPLPGIDADVVDAEGNPVPMGKGGYLVIKKPWPAMFRTLYKDEERFLDVYWKEYPGCIYRAGDMARKDEDGYFWIQGRSDDVLKIAGHRIGSAEVESAFVAHPAVAEAAVIGKSDPIKGEVIKAFIILREGYELKTQLIEDLKKHVRYELGPVAVLGEIVQVDKLPKTRSGKIMRRILRAQEEGEDLGDTSTLEE is encoded by the coding sequence ATGGTACGTGATACCACAGTCCTCTTGGATGAGAGAAGAGTTTTCAAACCAAGCGAAGAAATCAAACAAATGGCCCATGTAAAAGATTGGGAAGAGGAAATCGAGAAAGGTAAAGATATTGAAAAATACTGGTCAGAGAAAGCTGAACAGTTCGAATGGTTCCAGAAATGGGATAAAGTTCTGGATGATTCCAATAAACCCTTTTTCAAATGGTTTGTAAACGGAAAGATCAATTTAGCTTACAATGCTGTGGACCGGTGGATTAAAACCGAGAAAAGAAACCAGGTAGCGATTCTCTACATAAATGAGCGCGGTGAAGAAGAAAAGATAACTTTCTATGAATTATACGTGCAGGTAAATAAACTGGCAAACGCCCTTAAAAACCTGGGAGTTAAAAAAGGGGACACAGTTTCCACCTACATGCCCATGTGTCCTGAGCTGTTGATTGCATTACTGGCCTGTACCAAAATCGGAGCCATACACAGTGTGGTTTATTCAGGACTAAGTGTTGGAGCCTTTGTGGATCGTATAAACGATGCTAAAGCCAAAGTACTCTTCACAGCTGATGGGACCTACAGAAGAGGGAAAATTATTAACCTAAAGTCCATTGCTGATGAAGCCATACTGCAGTGCCCCACAGTGGAAACTATTGTGGTGGTAAACCACACCGGCACACCCATAGAAATATCAGAACTATCTGGAAGAGAAATCTTCTTTGATCGGCTGGTGGAAGGTGAACCCTCCCATTGCAAGCCGGAACCCATGGATGCTGAGGATCCACTCTTTATCCTTTACACATCTGGAAGCACAGGTAAGCCCAAAGGAGTTCTGCACACAGTTGCTGGTTATATGGTGGGAACAGCCACCACACTTCGCCAAGTGTTTGACATCCATGATGATGATCTCTGGTGGTGTACAGGGGATATTGGCTGGATCACCGGACACAGCTATGTGATCTACGGACCACTACTCCTGGGAACCACCACTGTGGTATATGAAGGAGCACCAGACTACCCAGACCCAGGGGTGTGGTGGAAGATTGTGGAAAAATATGGTGTAACCAAATTCTACACTGCACCTACTGCCATCCGACACTTAATGCGATTCGGAACCAGATACACCAACTTGTACAACTTGGACTCCCTTCGTATTCTGGGAACAGTGGGAGAACCAATAAATCCCGAAGCTTGGATGTGGTATTACAAAAATGTGGGTAAAGAAAAATGTCCCATCATGGATACCTGGTGGCAAACCGAAACAGGCATGCACCTTATATCACCACTGCCAGTTTCACCACTTAAACCAGGCTCAGCCACCCGGCCACTACCCGGAATTGATGCTGATGTGGTAGATGCCGAAGGCAACCCGGTTCCCATGGGAAAAGGAGGATACCTGGTCATTAAAAAACCATGGCCTGCCATGTTCCGAACACTCTATAAGGATGAAGAAAGATTCCTTGATGTTTACTGGAAAGAATATCCAGGATGCATATACCGGGCAGGTGACATGGCCCGCAAAGATGAAGACGGGTACTTCTGGATCCAGGGAAGAAGCGATGATGTATTGAAAATAGCAGGTCACCGCATAGGATCAGCAGAAGTAGAATCAGCCTTTGTGGCCCACCCTGCAGTGGCTGAAGCAGCAGTTATAGGAAAATCAGATCCCATTAAGGGAGAAGTTATTAAAGCATTCATTATCCTCCGGGAAGGTTATGAACTTAAAACACAACTCATTGAAGACCTAAAAAAACACGTCAGATATGAACTGGGACCTGTAGCAGTACTGGGAGAGATTGTACAAGTGGATAAACTTCCCAAAACCCGAAGTGGTAAAATCATGCGTAGGATTTTACGCGCCCAGGAAGAAGGAGAAGACCTGGGAGACACCTCAACATTGGAGGAGTAA
- a CDS encoding acetate uptake transporter produces the protein METEKTIAIKDLTANPAPLGLLGFGLTTVLLNLHNAGLFPINSMILAMGIAYGGIAQIMACAMEYKKGNTFGTVAFGSYGLFWWSFVLLLVLPKLNLAAAPDKLSLAAYLFMWGLFTLVMFFGTLKLSRGLQVIFGALAILFFLLALGDVTGNATITLIAGYEGIFTGFAAVYVGLAQVLNETYGRDMLPT, from the coding sequence ATGGAAACCGAAAAAACCATTGCAATAAAAGATCTAACTGCAAACCCAGCTCCTTTAGGATTGCTGGGTTTCGGTTTGACCACGGTGTTATTGAATTTGCATAATGCTGGACTTTTTCCCATTAACAGTATGATTCTGGCAATGGGAATAGCCTATGGGGGAATCGCCCAGATTATGGCATGTGCCATGGAGTACAAGAAAGGAAACACATTTGGAACAGTGGCTTTCGGGTCCTATGGTCTATTCTGGTGGAGTTTCGTCCTATTACTGGTACTTCCTAAACTGAATCTGGCAGCAGCTCCGGATAAACTATCACTTGCAGCATATCTTTTTATGTGGGGATTATTTACCCTAGTGATGTTCTTTGGAACTTTGAAACTTAGTCGAGGACTACAGGTTATCTTCGGAGCACTGGCAATCCTCTTCTTCCTACTGGCATTAGGTGATGTAACTGGTAACGCCACCATAACCTTAATCGCCGGTTATGAAGGAATATTCACAGGATTTGCAGCAGTTTACGTGGGTCTGGCACAAGTTTTAAACGAAACCTATGGCCGGGATATGTTACCCACCTAA
- a CDS encoding transposase — protein MKMPLVHDIKNPKCNLLDVIFIDIDSRETRQELSRNGMKPVNKVLSAIKIRLIAMFYGIDIKYVVDELNNSEELRKAFRFKSTLDYLELSEVFSRFDDCQVLEFVLKRLNKEFKKDVRGNRKIIIDSTDIRFRINLEKRYYDDRTLEENGYEFGFSSSKKKFIGGKLTIAMDYDTCQPLAMLFHPGAVHDSQIYLEILEDLKRRRILKKGDLVLADKGYFSFKNYGSGLMDYKIVPLIRPKKNTRKDRVFSQFNYPLELCCVETPLKTLYRRLVTKLSKLYDKWDYLKSIRSKIEAFIKFFKNGVGYEQVPSYTYKSVAKTTYLSVLLAALIVSKLKPDNKQLQRLAEM, from the coding sequence ATGAAAATGCCATTAGTTCACGATATAAAAAACCCTAAATGTAACTTGTTGGACGTAATATTTATAGATATCGACTCTAGAGAAACTCGGCAGGAATTAAGTCGAAATGGTATGAAACCAGTTAATAAGGTGTTAAGTGCCATAAAAATTAGATTAATTGCCATGTTTTATGGAATTGATATTAAATATGTTGTAGATGAGTTAAATAACAGTGAAGAGTTGAGAAAAGCATTCAGGTTCAAATCGACTTTAGATTATTTAGAACTTTCAGAGGTTTTCTCACGCTTTGACGACTGCCAAGTACTTGAATTTGTTTTGAAACGTTTAAATAAAGAATTTAAAAAGGATGTGAGGGGAAATAGGAAGATAATCATTGATTCAACGGATATCCGTTTTAGAATAAATCTTGAAAAAAGGTATTATGATGATCGAACTTTAGAAGAAAATGGCTATGAATTTGGCTTTTCTAGCTCCAAAAAGAAATTTATTGGAGGAAAATTAACAATAGCCATGGATTACGACACTTGCCAACCATTAGCCATGCTATTCCACCCCGGTGCAGTTCACGACAGCCAAATTTATCTAGAAATCCTAGAAGACCTGAAAAGAAGAAGAATACTAAAAAAAGGAGACTTAGTGCTAGCTGATAAAGGCTATTTCAGCTTCAAAAACTATGGGTCTGGATTAATGGACTATAAAATCGTTCCTTTAATCCGACCAAAGAAAAATACACGAAAAGACAGAGTTTTCAGCCAATTTAACTACCCATTAGAGTTATGCTGTGTGGAAACTCCATTAAAAACATTATACAGACGTCTAGTGACTAAATTAAGTAAATTATACGACAAATGGGACTATTTAAAGTCCATACGAAGCAAAATTGAAGCTTTTATCAAATTCTTCAAGAATGGAGTCGGTTATGAACAAGTACCATCTTATACATACAAATCAGTAGCAAAAACGACATATTTAAGTGTACTTTTAGCAGCCTTAATAGTATCCAAACTAAAACCAGATAACAAGCAACTACAACGGCTCGCTGAAATGTAA